Proteins found in one Brienomyrus brachyistius isolate T26 unplaced genomic scaffold, BBRACH_0.4 scaffold121, whole genome shotgun sequence genomic segment:
- the fabp10a gene encoding fatty acid-binding protein 10-A, liver basic — translation MAFTGTWQVYAQENYEEFLRAISLPEDMIKMAKDVKPVTDIQQNGNDFVVTSKTPRQSVTNSFTIGKETEITTLDGKKLKCTVRLERGKLICETDKFSHVQEIKGDEMVETITKDSATLIRRSKRV, via the exons ATGGCCTTCACAGGAACGTGGCAGGTGTATGCCCAGGAAAACTATGAGGAGTTTCTCCGGGCCATCT CGCTACCTGAGGATATGATCAAGATGGCCAAAGACGTCAAGCCCGTGACAGACATCCAGCAGAACGGCAATGACTTCGTGGTCACGTCCAAGACCCCTCGCCAGTCTGTAACCAACTCCTTCACCATCGGCAAGGAGACTGAGATAACCACCCTGGATGGCAAGAAGCTCAAG TGCACAGTCAGATTGGAGAGAGGCAAACTCATATGTGAGACGGACAAATTCTCCCACGTCCAGGAAATCAAGGGGGATGAGATGGTGGAG ACTATCACCAAAGACTCCGCAACTCTGATCCGGAGAAGCAAGAGGGTCTGA